gagtGAACTTCATATATAAAATCGTGGTATTGATCTATGAGCAATATAAACTGAGGAAAAGCCAAGGAAGAGTGTCTTAAAGAGGATGTAATGCTCCTTGGAACAGATTCTTCAGCCATTTCAACACAGAAATCAGAGATACTTAAAAGTTCAAACACAGAGGATAAAATATCAACCAAACTTCTTTTTATACTGCTTAAATGAGCTTCCCTTTACAAGCATTGAGGGGTTTATTTCCAGGAGTATAGACAATCGGAACCCACGATcacttctttctcttcctttttgtttgGTCATTTCTAGTATGAACAAGAGAAGCAGGATGAGAGTGATACACTCATACTCCACAAAAGGGTCCAGCAGCTTGCAATGATATATCTGATAGAGCTTAATTgctaacaaattcaaaattaatcaaCCTGAGGTAGGAATAGTAATGGCAAGGATAAAAACATCTCATAACACAATTTTCAAGAGTAAATCAAAATGATGGGTAAGCCAAACTCCATGAACACCAGGTGATCAATAAACAAGTGGACAAATTTCATGTATCGAATCCCATTTTAGGGTAGTCACCATTCTTCCACTACAAACTGAGGATTCAATTGGCTAACATGTAGCCACAAAAGCACATTACACAGAAAATGAGGCAGATGGTATACGAAGCATTATGTAAAATGCAGTTCTTGTTAcctaaaaacttcaaattgcaTTTGATGAATGCCAATGTTCAGAGTGGATAATCACAAAAGAACAGAACAAGGGAAGCCACTCTCAAGCAGAGGAACCCTCTTCAATTTTGGTATATTCCATATATATCCACTGGATAAAATTGCAAATCGTGGTCCCATCACATATGCTCCAGTTCTAGACGATTCCATAGAGCCACGTGAGTTAACTTTGGGAAGGAGGAGTGCTCATGTTGGCTAATCAAACctaatcaaattaaatagaaCGAATGTAAACAATCTAAAGACATTAGAGACTTCTCTGGCCAATCGAACTTAATCAAATAAAACAGAAAGTGATTTAGTGTGCAAATATGCAATTGGAAATACGAAGTCCGAGAAAAGTAAGCATTTCTCTGAAAGACTAATTTACACTGGTTTAATTTTGGCTTAAAGTATAGTGATTGATTTAAAAATCAGAAAGGACTCGACAGTGAAGATAGATAGTACTGGATGAGCTATAACAGAAAaggcaattaaaagaaaaggaagaatggaTTGACATGCTATCTAAGCACTCCCAACTAATAAAGCATAAGTTAAGAATTGACCCGATATTTTAGCACTTTAAGTGTTATAATAATTTACCTGAATGCATAGCCCTTTGGTCTACTTTATTTGTCAGTGGCCCATTTGACACGTATCTAATTGTTAAAGTAATGAAACATTTTTCTTATTCCAgtttaatgaaatttaaaaaaaaaaaacaaattttacatTTCTAGGCTTCAGCATCTTTCTAACAAGGGTGTCATAATCAATTATTTTGTATATATGAGAAATGGAAGACAGAGAAAATATTCCTACACTGATAGTAACTTTTCTGCAGccattaattatttgttatctCCTTATTGTGATCATTTTGACCCAAAAAGTGACTGTTTGACGTATAAGGATTTGTATCAGtctatccaaaatttttgtATTCTTAGAATGGCTCTTATAGTAAAGTCGGCGAGAAGACCATCATTTAAATGTACAAAGAGAACCTtgcccaaaaaaaggaaaagcgtGGACTATTGCCGTTGTTACTCATTCAATGTTAAGGGAGTATTTCTAGTTTCTGAACAACACCGTAACTATTAAGTTTCAATAATCATATAACCATTTTGCTATACTCTCAAGCTGTAATAAGTCATTTATCAGTGAGTAGTACGGGCAGTTCCTAAGTAGTGATGTGGTATACAACTTGGTATAaaaattttggggaaaaaacCGAACTTCTGTACCGCGGGAGATCAATCCTTAGAAGGCCCCGTGGGAGATGGAGAGGATAACAGAAAGTAAAATTTGTAGGTGACTCACCAAGAACCTTCGACCAAGTGTTCTAATGAATCACGGGCAAGGGGATTGTCCCACTCCAGCGACTCCCACGTCTGCTGATCTATCCGAATCTCCCAAAGAGAGGGGGGAGGAGAAGGAGCCCATTGTCAAGTAGGGACAGCTGCAGAGGAATCCTCCTTAGTTTCGGACAATTGTATATAGAAATCCACCGGAGGGAATTGCAACCCATGGTCCCATCACATATGCTCTTCAGTTCCGGAAGATTCCATGGACCCAGGTGAATTAACTTTGGGAAAGAGTGCGTCATGTTGGCAGTGCCTATTATCACCTCTATGCCCTTGCAGTCTTCGATTGATATCTCTAGGAGGAAAAGGAGGTGAAGCGATATGTCTTGCGTCAGCAGCCTCTTCATGTTGTTGCATCCGTTTACTTCGAGATATGTGAGAAAACAAGTGGCACCGCTTGGTAGTGACCCACTAATTATCTCCTCTAATTCATCACAGTTATATACAATAATCTCCTCCAGTTTTGAAAAGCGAGTGATCATCCACTCCCATCCCATCACACTCTTCAATTTATGACACCTGGACACTCCCAATGATTGCACACTTTCTGGAATAAGAGCACAGTGATCACTGCTTGTTCCATCTATGCTTGCAATGATATGGTCACAACTATTGATGAATATACGCCTGTAAGTCTGAGACTCGCAGTGATACGGTGCATCCATCACAAGCTTGTATTGTTGGGAACTATTTTGCTCAAGAAACCTCATGCATGCATTGAATGTTTCCACGTCGGGAACAGAACAATCAAGTGCTTCCAACTTCTTTAATTTTGCTACTTCTCCTGCCCTCACCTTTTTAATCATAAGGTATTGCAAATTCACCAGATTCCCCAACACTCCTTGTGTTAATGTCTCGATCTTTGTGCCATCTAAGTCAAGGTACCTCAGGTTGACCAACATCTCCATTCCCTCCGGCACTTCATCAAGGCTTGAACACCCTTGGAGGTCCAACTTTCTGAGGTGTCCCAACTTTCCTACATGAGGAATAAGTTTTAATGCCCGACACCTCCGCAGTAGCAGTACTTCCAATTTGTCCAAGTGACAGACGGACTCCGGCAATTCCGCGATTCGGGTGTTGCTGAGATCTAGATTCTTCAGCACCTTCAAATTTCTGAAGAAAGAAGTGTGGATATTTCCCAACATGACATTGTTATTTAACAACAACCTGGTAAGTTTAGGGCAATTTGGCGATATGCCGTGTGtaatttcttctattttgttgcCTTGTAAATAGACTCTCTCTAGGCAATCGGTCCAGAATACTTCCTCTGGTATTTCTTTCAACCCCATATAGGCCTTAACCATGTGAGTTGTGCTCGTCACCATATGCAATGCCATGTACCTTGTCAATGGGTGTAGATATAGACACTCTACCTCTAGATCATCCAACAGGCAAGCCTTTCTCATTTTATCCAATATGGTGTTACCTTGGTCATGCAGTTCTTGCAAGGTTGCAAGTCCATCTAACAAACCCTCATCTATGAACGACTCTATCAAATGCTCTCTACTAGTTTCTAAAAGGTCTTCACCAAAACAAAGTGCTAAATGCAAGAAACACTATTGCACTTGATGATCACCCAAGTTCATGTAACTGAGTTTCAGTCCTTTGAACGCCTCAAGTTCTATCCTTgagtctttgaatttttgcaacATGCCTTTCCATTCGTGAACTTTCTCTACTCCCCTCATGCGAGTCCCTATATCAATGATCCCAAGTGGCAAACCATCACACTTGTGCATGATAAACTTCGCAATTTCTTCAATATCTGAAGGGAGTTTTCCAGCGAAGCAAAGTACCTTTAAAAATAACCTCCAAGACTCTTCCCTCTCAAGaggttttattttgatttgctttTGACAGAGCATCATAAAACACACATCTAGTGATCGAGTAGAGAGCACCAACTTTACACTGCCCATTTCAACTGGAATTCCCACGTCTTTAACTTTGAAATGCATCCACAGGCCATCTAAAATTAGAACAGATTTCTTCATCCTCAGATGTCCATACAGTATGCTTGCCCTCCTCTTCACGTCCTTCTCATTTGAGATATTGTGTAGCCCAACCACATTGGCAATCTCTTCTTGCAGTGCATATGTGCTAAATTCCAAAGGCACATTGACCCATAATACATCATCAAAAGCACGATTCTCCAAGAGTTTATTATGGACATGCGTCAAAATGGCTGTCTTGCCCACTCCAACCATTCCAACAACACCAATGATGGAAATGTTCTCCTGCACTAAATAGGAATAAATTTCATTAATCTTTCGGTGAGTCCCTCCGCCTACTAATTCTGTTGTCACTAAGGGAGATCTTCTGCTGCATCCTTTAGCAAGTGTCGTTGTCTCTTGGAGGAATCTTTCTAGAATTGGAAGAATCTCTTTAAATTCTTTGACTGCCTGCCCCAAGCTGCAACATCCTTTTAATTTCCTCCACTTTGACTCATTCATGTTCTCTACGCCCCTGCTCGTAAGTTCTTCCCGCTTCCTTTTGATAGATTTCATATTCTCGATGGCAGGCCCACAAGTACTTGGTTTACTCTGTGTTCTGGCATCTAACGTcaatcataaataaaaattcaatatgtgctttTTCCTAGACAGTTTTTATAGAAATGTGACGCTCACAGATAAATAATTCGTTTGTAACAGTGTATTCAACACTTTCATAACAAATGTATCATTTACAACCTCCCATCAAATATATAAGGAATAAAGGCACTGCTAATCCCCAATCCTCTGCAAAATATTCAATCATGTCCCTGAATTCTTGAACTATATATTCTGGGACAGTttcaaatgcaaaatatgcgCAATCGTGTggaacataattttttaaatacttgaCATTTATTGTCATGACTCCGATGGAGGAACTTGTTCGGTCAACTTAATATTTCTGACTATAGATCTTTGAGATGGAACATATGGATGATTATAGATTTCTTATCAAAACATGCATAAGAACCTGGAGATTCATTAGGATTAACGATTTGCTAAAGTGAGCATGAAGAATGAATGCATTACCAGGGAAAGCTCACAAGTGCACGTGCGACGTGCCTCAACCTCGCGCAGAATTACTAGCCACTTCTATAGATATATGCAGAATTGGAGATTTGCTAGGATTAAAGATGTGCGAAAGCGAGCATAAAGAATGAACTACTACGTAAAGCTCGGACGTCGACCTTGTGCGAACTTCATTAGCCATTATATTAGATATGGATAGATGTTCGAGTGTGGATAGTTCCCCAAAACCCCACACAATTTGACCAATTCGATACGTTGAAAGCTTCCAAACTCAGCAACGCATAATTCGCTACAACATCTACAACCCTTTTTCTATTACGAAGAAAAGTAGAAACCAGAAAGTGGTTAGCCAGATACACGCTAGCGCTCTTCTATGCATCCTCCTTTTCACTTTGGAAGTAATTTTAGTGATTGAAGTGATATCCACATAGTTGAAATATGTTCAAAATTTTGGTACATGAGAATGAAATTAAACTGGTGCTCTTGTGTGTACTGATACAATCGTCCATCTCCAACAAAGTCGGCCCACTAGCAACTTATATACAAGTGCGAGATTATCACGTGCTTAGATAGAGAGCAATGAATGGCTTTTCGAGATTTGAACGTCAGGATTAAAGGCATTTGTTCCTTCATATTGGAAGGATCTATTAATCATCAATGACGGACTTTTAAGTTCCTCTCTTCCTATTCTATTCTGTGTCTTCTATTACAATTAGAAATCTAGACGTCCTGCCTTTATCCTTATTACCAGGTAAGGATTGGGACACAGATTACGGGTCCGAATGAGCTTTAGAAAAATGGTAAAATGGTGAATTTGAAGATGCACGTACCATGTGGAAGAACCCCTATACTGGATTCACCTTCATCTGCATTCGGTGGGATTATTTTAACCAAGGATACTGGGTCGAATGAAGAGTGCGTCTCGGTCATCATGCGTCCAGCAGGAGTAAATGGGAACGGCTGAGGCAATGGACAAACGGCAGTGCTTATGACACCGGAGCTCACGTAAGGCATGGCAGCCGTTGCATCTTCATTGCTCGCGGTCGCAGGCTGGTGCGGACCCTCCTCAACATCGCATCGCCCGTTGCTCGATTCCACCGCTATTTTAGCCTTCAACGCTTCTCCGGCTTCTGATCTAACTCGGTCGTCGCCCAACAGGAACCTATGAAAGAGGAAGTGGCCCATCAATGCCTGCAGTCCCACAGACTGCTTCCCGCATAATTTACAGCTCCACCCATAATCATAATCAGGCAGAGCTCCGGCCCCAACAACCTCCGTGGCGGCTATCGCCAATGTCCTGTATCACGAAGAAGAGTTCGAGTGACTGGAGAACAGGCAAGACGTATGAAGCAGTTATCAGATTTTGCTCCTCAGATTGGAAACTAACCTTTTGGTGTCTTCATCAatgttttcttccctttccGAAGGCGGTTTCCTCTCTTGTTCTGCTTCTGCAATCTCTCTGTTCGGAGATTTCTCAGTCGCCATGGCCTTGCTGCGTTCCTCCAGGCACCGGTTCCGCCGTTGCCGAAAGAAAATTCTGCAAGAGGATGCAATCTCACTGGCAAATCCCCCTCGACCGAGCTCCAAAAGATCTCGCCCTTCGCCCCAACCCAAATCTCGCCATTGAATCCCGCTTTACCGCAAAATACGAAGCGGTGCGATACTGCGAGACTCGCCCTGGAATTTGCCTGCCGAGCGTATATAtgaagatttaaaaaaaaaacagagagggagagagattaaaataaccaaaataaaTCGATAGGGAACGTGGCGTTCGGAACGTCACCGTCCCCGAGGTTGTCTCACGGAAACGTGCTAATGGTAATGGGGCCATCCACGCCGTTAGTTTCGAAGAAGCAAGGAGCATCGTTGGATAGATTACAGCTTAGAAGAAATTACAGATTAACATGGGAAAAATTTTATCTGGTAGGATGTATCTCAAATTATATAAGATTTTCAAAGATTATTACCTGATTtaggatagattcttatttcttttttagcatCGCGATTACTTAATTATCTAGAAtattattgattttaatttatcttagGAGAGAGTTTACTTTCTCAAtcgaaaaaaaagtttcaaataaaTACGACAAACTCTCTTTCACTAAAGATGTATGGAAATTACTAATCGTCTCATGCTTTCttaatttggataaatttcaatttctgaGGGATTGTATTCATGATCTGACGACATTTGGCCATCTATCGGACTCTCTAACGGTGGTCTGTATCTTGAATGCCATCTTCGGTTATTTGACGGCCCTGTCTCCGGATTACTGGACCTATTGCCTCCTCCGCTTCATTACTGGATTTAGCACGGGCGGGGTCGGCCTATGCGCTTTCGTACTGGCCACCGAGCCTATTGGCCCAAAGAAGCGCGGGGCGGCAGGAATGTCCACTTTCTACTTCTTCTCATGCGTCATAGCTCTTCTCTCCGGCATCGCTTATGTGTTTTGCTCATGGCGGGAGCTCTACATCGCTTCCTCCATTCCGTCCATGCTCTTCCTCGTGGGGGTCCTCCCTTTCATCTCAGAGTCCCCACGGTGGTATCTCGTCCGGGGAAAGATTGATGAGGCCATGAAGCTTATGCGAGCTATCGCCAAAGCCAACAAGTAACACCTCCCCGATGGGGTCATCCTCGCACTTGATGAGGAAGTGAATGAAAACTCGAACGATGGTCCATCCTGCAAAGATCAGATGGACACAAAGGATGCAATAACAGGGTCTCTCATCGATGTGGTGAAGTCGCCTGTCACTCGGATTCGCCTTTTCTTGGCGGTGGCAATCAACTTTCTTTGTTCGGTCGTGTACTACGGCATTAGCCTAAACGTTGTCAATCTCCAGACCAACCTTTACCTTAGTGTGTTCCTCAACGGCGTGGCTGAAATGCCAGCCTTTACAATAACGGCCCTATTGCTTGATAAGTTCGGGAGGAAGCCGCTGGCAATCGGAACACAGTGGTTCAGTGGAATATTCTGTCTTATAGGGAGCTTGGTGATGATACACGGGGAATGGAAAGTGGCGAGGATGGTGTGCGGAATTCTTGGGATTTTCGGGATGGCCGGCACGTATAATTTGCTCTTCATCTACATGGCTGAGCTGTTTCCGACCGTGGTGAGGAATGCGGCTCTTGGCTGTGGAGCTCAGGCGGCGCAAATGGGTGCGATTTTGGCGCCTTTAGTGGTGGTCTTAGGAGGCGGCTTCCCCTTTGCGGTCTTTGCGGTTTGTGCAATTCTGGGAGGGATACTAGCATTTTACCTCCCGGAGACACTGAATCGGCCTTTGTATGATACAATGGCTGGAATGGAAGGTGGGGAGAGTGTATGAAGGAGCTCAATCCTCTTACTTCAAACTAAACTTGATTAATGTAGGCTTAAATGACTCTTCTTGATGataggattttccttttttcctttgggaCATGAGAGTGCAGGATGGCAGAATCTGTCTCTTATAAAAGGGGAGAACGTTTGTAAAAGTGTATCTTTCAAATCACTCATGTTGCCTTAAGGCAGTTGCCATCACGTGATGAGAACACATTATGCTGACCTTCGACTCTTAGTGTTGTCAGATTAATGCATTAAACTCCACATAATGTTGCTATCAGCATCACTGATCCTACTATCGATATGTTGAAAAGAAAACGTTTGTGTCTGATCATTCTGCCTTCGTGCAAGAGCATCAAACCCACCGGTTCTTTGAAATAAAAGGCGAGTTCACCGCAAGATTAGTGCTTAAGGGACTACCCCCACTAGGTGGTACAGTCGACTCTATCCTGAATATGCAGAAAATTACATCTCTTAGACGAGGAAAAGATTCTGCTTTTCATCTTGTACTTTCGCACATTTACTAATCAAGTTATTTTAGTTTCATAATATTTTATCGTCTTGGCACCGAATCTGACCAAACCAAGCTGACGTGGCCGTTGGATGATACCAAAGTATGAGGCGGATACTTATGTGGACATGGGTGGAAAAATATAGCCAATGTAGACGTCGGAGTTGATGTGGATAAGACTTTTGCCATGTAAACGGTCATGCAGACGTCTACATTACAGAAATATTATCCCCTCACACTATGACGTTGTCCGGGGCTGTGTCAGCTGAATTTGACCAAATTTGATGTTGGAGGGACTTAAATAGAAAATGtgaagatagacaaaaaaagaaaagtaaattgatttaaaaaaagagcGTAAAAGTATATGGATGAAAAGTAGAAATATTTTGACGAAGCTGGATAGAATCTCGTGAGTTTTGGCATGATGGAGGAGGAAAAGGCGGGTCAGttcaagaaaaacaaatgggACAGTTGGCCAGTGTTCTCCATACTGAGGAAATTACATGCAACTGTGAGAAATCCAAAGTAGGGTTCATGCAGAATCAAAGTGGTGAAGGAACTCAATTGTGAAGTTCCTTTTTCTCGCGTTTACTCTCTACTTTCTTTGTGATTGTGTGACGAATCCTAACAATCGTGATGTTATAGAACTTGGAGTCTCAAATAGACAAAGGTGCGCATATGCGCATGAAGTAGACATATACTCTTTGAGAGCTTCACCTCTCTTCACATTCTCTTTGTCCTTTCATTTCCTCGCAATTTCAATTCCTGTTTGTTTTCCTTTCCGATGTACTTCAATTCCCATGAATTTCCCTTTAAAGTAGCTTCAGTTCGATACATTTGTCTCTATTGGCACTTGGTTTCGAGTTGATTCATCACTACATCCAAATCCCATTTGCATATTTTGTGTTTGAGCATGAAACTGCGGAGCCAATCGTCTAAAGTTCGACACAATCGACTGACTTGTTTTTCGTCGACTGCAATAAAAGGTGACTCTACAACAATATTTAGTGCTTAAGGACTACCATCACCAGGTGGTACAGCTAACTCCGAAATGGATAGGCAAAAAGTTGTATCTCTTAGCGAACAAGATGCATGCAGGGGAAACCAAAAGATGGATTTAGAGgacaaaaatgttaaaaaacaGAGGAGATGCAGATATGCAGATATGCACAAGAGTAGCGTTAAAAACAGAGGAGAACAGAGGAGATACTGATATTCACAAAAACAGAGGAACCGTTTGCAGAACCACACACATAAAAAATTGACACCAtagcctttatataggctttacaaaaacaaataaccACCACAGCCCACTAACTTCACACGTACAACAACCAATCCACATAATAGAAGTGCTTAATAGACTATTAACACATAAAAAACAAACCAGAAACATTGACTCGTTCAACATTCCCTCCCTTAAACTGATGTTGCAAACAATCAGTTTAAAGGACCTTCTCTCAATTTGGAATATCCAACAAACGAACACCAATGAGCTTTCTCAACTTCTGAAACATGgacaactttaggggcttggtgaatatatcagccACTTGATCTTCACTTCTACAAAAAACTAGGTCAACTACTTCATCCTTTGTAAGATCTCTTAAGAAGTGGTACATCGCATCTATATGCTTGCTCCTCCCATGTAGAACTGGATTTTTGGACAGCTTGATAGCTGAGCTATTGTCACAATAGATTATAGTTGCTTCTTGCTATTTGAACTGAAGCTCTCCAAGAATCTTCCATAACCATATGGCTTGACAGGCGCATGAAGTTGCAACAACAAATTCTGCTTCAGTTGTTGATAAAGTAACAATTGATTGTTTCTTTGAAGACCATGAAACCGCCCCTAAACCAAGCATGAATACATACCCTGAAGTACTTCTTCTATCATCAACATCTCCAGCATAATTGCTATCTGTAAACCCAAACAAATCttacttttctccctttttatagAACAGCCCAAAATTTTTAGCTCCTTGCAAATAGCGAAAAATCTTTTTTGCAGCTTGTAAATGTAACTCTGTTGGGTGCTCCATATACCTGCTTATAAGGCTCACAGCATGCATGATATCTGGTCTTGTCCCCGTCAAATACATCAGGCTTCCAACAATTTGCTTGTAGAGAGTGCTATCCACCTTACTTCCATTAGGATCTTTCAagagcttcaatccaacttcaATTGGAGTAGTCACGGGGTTacaattattcatttgaaaccTGTCCAAAATCTCTTGAACATACTTCTTTTGAGACATAAAGATTCCAGTTGCAGATTGAATTACTTCTATGCCCAGAAATAATGCATCAATCCAAGATcagtcatctcaaattcatccatcatagactccttgaatttgtcaaacatgGCACTATCACTCccggaaaaataaaatcatccacatataagcatacaagaagcaactttccaccatcaccaattttaataaagagtgtatgCTCATATGGACATTTTCTAAAACCTTTCTTCAAGAAATAGGCATCAATGCGACTATACCAAGCTCGGGGAgcttgttttaacccatatAGTGCCTtctttaatttataaactttataTTCACTACCGAGCTTCACATAACCAGAAGGTTGATCAACAAATACCTTTTCTTGAAGATCACCATGCAAGAATGCTGACTTCACATCCAATTGGAAGATAGGCCATGAATTTTGTGCTGCTAATGCAATTACTAATCTGATTGTGTCAAGTCTTGCTACAGGTGCAAATACTTCTTTGTAATCCACTCCAAATTCTTGCTTGTAGCCTTTCGCCACCAAGCGCGCCTTATACTTATCAACTTCACcattcttgttcaattttgtcttgTACACCCACTTGACTCCGATTgttttgtgtccttttggaagatctgTTAACTCCCAAGTGTTATTCCTCTCAAtagttgcaatttcttcatccattgctatcctccaattttctttttgtactgcTTCATCAAAAGTTGTTGGATCACAAtctgaaaacaaagcaaaatggataAGTGGATCTTCATATTGATCAACTCATGTTACTTCATAATCACTCATCCATGCAGGCCTCCGTCGAACACGATGAGGCTGATCTTCAGGTTTCGCAGCTGCTGCTGTACTTTGGACACTGCCTGTGGCGATTTGGGTTGTTGTGGATTGCTACACCAgctcattttcatcttcaaaattcgTTGGAATTTGCTTACCAACACCTTGCTCACCCCACGGCCAAGTTTGTTCTTCATCAAAAATCACATCACAGCTgataatgattttcttgatCATAGGATCATAAAGTTTATAGGCTTTTGATTGATCACTAATGCcaagaaaaacatatttgaCTCCCTTGTCATCTaacttcttcctcttttggtCAGGAATATAGGCGTAGGCAATACACCCCAAAAATCTTGAAGTGATCTACTGCAGGTCTTTGGCCGCTCCATGCTTCTTCCGGTGTCATATTTTGAACAGCTAGAGTGAGACttctatttaaaatatgaatgcTCCAATTAACTGCTTCTGGCCAGAAATTTTTTGGAATTCCACTTCCCCTCAAGAGACTTCGCACCATATTCAGAATGGTACGATTCTTCCTCTCACATAcgccattttgctgtggtgtaTAGGCTGCTGTAAGTTGTCTCTTGATGCCATGCTTTACACAAAAATCTATAAACTCAAGTGAGTTGTACTCTCCACCACGATCCGTGCGAAGGacctttatttgatttcctCCATCCTTTTCAACAAGTTCTTTGAAGTTCTTGAAAGCTGCAAAAGCTTCAgatttttcttgtaaaaaatACACCCAAATCTTCCGGCTAAAATCATCGATGAAGGTAATGATATACCGTTTACCTCCATTGGAAATTGGAGATATTGGTCCGCAAATATCTGAATGAACCAATGCCAACGGACTTTTTGCTCTCCACgattttctttgtggaaattGAGCACGATGTTGCTTGCTAACAACACAATCTTCACAAATTTCCAAGGAGTAGAGATTTGAGGAAGACCCTCCACCATCTCTTTTTTATATAGTGTTCGCAACCCACCGAAATTAAGATGCCCATAGCGAAAATGTCATAACCAAGCTTCCTCCTTCAATCTTGCAGAGAAACATGAATTTGTAGTGTTGTGGAGATACAGTGGAAACATCCGATTGCCTGTCATTTTGACTTCGGCAATTAAACCCAACTTCTCATCTTGGATTCTGCAAATCCCACCTTTAATAGAGATTTCATATCCCTTCTCTTGCAGCTGACCATCACTTAACAGATTAGTCTTCAATTCAGGGG
The window above is part of the Eucalyptus grandis isolate ANBG69807.140 chromosome 6, ASM1654582v1, whole genome shotgun sequence genome. Proteins encoded here:
- the LOC104451479 gene encoding probable disease resistance protein At1g12290; translation: MALHMVTSTTHMVKAYMGLKEIPEEVFWTDCLERVYLQGNKIEEITHGISPNCPKLTRLLLNNNVMLGNIHTSFFRNLKVLKNLDLSNTRIAELPESVCHLDKLEVLLLRRCRALKLIPHVGKLGHLRKLDLQGCSSLDEVPEGMEMLVNLRYLDLDGTKIETLTQGVLGNLVNLQYLMIKKVRAGEVAKLKKLEALDCSVPDVETFNACMRFLEQNSSQQYKLVMDAPYHCESQTYRRIFINSCDHIIASIDGTSSDHCALIPESVQSLGVSRCHKLKSVMGWEWMITRFSKLEEIIVYNCDELEEIISGSLPSGATCFLTYLEVNGCNNMKRLLTQDISLHLLFLLEISIEDCKGIEVIIGTANMTHSFPKLIHLGPWNLPELKSICDGTMGCNSLRWISIYNCPKLRRIPLQLSLLDNGLLLLPPLFGRFG
- the LOC104448367 gene encoding probable disease resistance protein At4g27220; translation: MATEKSPNREIAEAEQERKPPSEREENIDEDTKRTLAIAATEVVGAGALPDYDYGWSCKLCGKQSVGLQALMGHFLFHRFLLGDDRVRSEAGEALKAKIAVESSNGRCDVEEGPHQPATASNEDATAAMPYVSSGVISTAVCPLPQPFPFTPAGRMMTETHSSFDPVSLVKIIPPNADEGESSIGVLPHDARTQSKPSTCGPAIENMKSIKRKREELTSRGVENMNESKWRKLKGCCSLGQAVKEFKEILPILERFLQETTTLAKGCSRRSPLVTTELVGGGTHRKINEIYSYLVQENISIIGVVGMVGVGKTAILTHVHNKLLENRAFDDVLWVNVPLEFSTYALQEEIANVVGLHNISNEKDVKRRASILYGHLRMKKSVLILDGLWMHFKVKDVGIPVEMGSVKLVLSTRSLDVCFMMLCQKQIKIKPLEREESWRLFLKVLCFAGKLPSDIEEIAKFIMHKCDGLPLGIIDIGTRMRGVEKVHEWKGMLQKFKDSRIELEAFKGLKLSYMNLGDHQVQ